tgaacaaaaaatatttcaacattagAGTTACCAGGTGCCCTGCAAACAATAACACTTTTATTGTTCACATACTACAACATCAGTTTAATCATGGCTTTCAAAACAAATTCCTAAACTATACATGTGTgttgatgtatacatgtaccttcaaCGGTGTTAACAATGATTTCTGGCATCTTTGCACTGTTGAAGGTTTATGGAATTTATACAGGGATTTCCTAAGTTTTAGTGAATGCATTAGGCCATCAgatgtaagtaggtaaaatctatccaGATTACCATATCATTTTActgggttccccaccaaaattatgatagattcaatgggaaacactgccatttttaccttTCCTCCCCATTGTGTTACCAGAGGTGTccaaaaccttagcaaaaactctGTAATAACATCTTGAGCAAATATTGTAtgagtacaatgtatgtttcaGCAGGTAGAATAAGTAACTTTTGATATGGCTATATGCAGCAAAAaagtacacccccccccctcaaaacaagaagtagcaacaacaacaaataatctGAAGTGTATGCCCCTTTGTGTACTGTACACTCACACTGTGACTGCATTACTAACAAAATCTTGACTATTCTGGATATAATTCCAGTGTGCAACTTTTTATTAGTAAACAACATTTACAAGTTAAGTACTAGAAGTACAGACTCACCTTTCCTGCGGTTGTGGCACATGTTAAACATGGATGTTGTCCATCAAATTTGCCTAATGCAACCATACGTGGATTGATCTTATGATTCAATTTAAGTGTAAATAAAGGCACCAACATTGTGAACTCTCTTTGTCAACCTGAAAGgtaaatcataaaaaaaaaatacttctatGGTGAGTTTCAATCAAAGCTCGGACAAAATCCTTGATTATCAACAAGTTGATATGTCACAGGTCACAACATCATCATAATGTATATACAGGTGATAACAAGGACATTTTCTCAAACCAATAGTCCATTGCACATGGATGTAAAACTAAAAGCATGACAAGTATGCTGCATTACTTTGTATAATAAGATTTTTGGTCTGAGTAAATAGTAGAAATTATTATAGATGCCATATtggttttatatttattttggacaGCTTCATGTGTATACATAAACCCAACaatgactatacatgtataaaatttcATAGCGATGAGATcatattaaaacaatatttctacaaatCATTTTTACTTGAGATTTCTGTATAGCCCAAAATTGACAACAGGTGTCATAAACATTTATGACTTGTGTTATAACGGTTACATTGGACAGGTAGGGTTGTATAGCTGCAacaattgtagctttgtttttatttgcgaTCCTttttatatgttattttgtgttaGTCAGCATTTTTCGTTTTACTTCTCATTTTCTTGGTGTTTGCAAAGGTTCTGGTAGAGGACCAAGGGTGATGGAGTGAAACCGTTCAAGTTACTGCAGTCAGCAGGATTTATAATGTTCATGAGTTATTATCTACAATCATGCACATCATTAGTACTGCCTGCAGATAACATACTACATGTAACTTCCTTGGTGTCGAGCGGAACgcatgcaccgtctgcaagcagggctACAACATGATCAGCTTGTGTGATACATGGCAAATGATACTCTgtagtctatacatgtatgcattacACTGTCAAAgtcattgaaaattaaaaaattaatctCTTCCTATCTATACATATAAGATACAAATTACActgtagatatacatgtaatatccaGCTGACCTGTTCCCTgtcacatatatattattaatttgtACAGAGTGGCTATTATTAGTATTAACACCTTGGGTGGGAAtatcgaccccccccccccccccccccaccgttTAGAGTCGCCCATAACTGTTTTCGTAAATAAACACCTGACTACCTTGtatttgtaatgtatgtaaCAGCTACCTGGGGATCCGGGAACGGGTCATGAAAATGGCGTTCTTGTCATTCTAGGTAGTACCGTAATGATATCCCAGtgataaaattacataattacatatttaCAGTACTTTATAGGTGGTGATGATATTCAtagaatatactatatatttagaaaatatataaattttctTAGTGACCCGTTGTAACTTGGCATTTCTGCTGAGGAAGTAACATTAAAATAAGTGTACTTACTTGATATGGAACGAATGATCAGTTTATTTACTTCCGAGGCTCTAGATAATTTCAAACGAATAGTTCTCTCTTTCTGCCGTTGACTACATAATGCAAGTAATTAGGAATTAATAACTGACACCTACTATTGGCATCTTGTTGACGAGCGTCAATTACAGAGGGCAACCAACCGGAAGTAGTATTGGAATGTTGTACgagaaatatttacaaatgttttatGGGTAATATAACCTCGTTCACGTGTTGTAATTTTAAATACTATCATTTAACATAATATTCTTCTATTTATAATTAGCTTTTAATTTTCAAACCAAATTTCTATTTAGTTATGTGCCAAATTTTGCGTAAAAGTGTTATAATTATgcaatttcattgtttatttaattgtgaAAATATTCTTTTGAGCAAAGCCTGTACACAACTTTACAAAATGTCTGCGCCCATATTCAGGTGCAAGGACATGCGATAACTTTATACCCACTCCGTGTCACCGGTAAAAAATAATCGCCATCGTCTAGAAATTGCTACACAATGAACGTCCAACATTTCAGGTGAGATGATATCAGTTATCATCACTTTTGTGTCGACCAAACCTTCTGAACTCAGAAAAAGTACCCTTTGTTTCGTAAGATGATAAGATACGATCTGGATTCACTTCCGCGATTGAACAACATATATGAGAAGTTGacgattgttgttgttgttgttgttgttgttgttgttgttgttgttgttgttgttgttgttgttgttgttaaatgaTAAAGTCAAATCATTACACGAAATAtggaataaaataaattcattgtAATCAGTGTGTTATGTTACACTTCTACCCTTGGTATATTGTCTTGCCCGTTGTGGTAAGTACCCTAGGTGCAGTTCGGCTAAGGATGTAAATTTAGACGTGAAACATAGTTGCCTGGTAGAGATACAGAGAAAGTTGCCTAGTACAAAAGAATTGTCCTAATAGCTCCACTAAAGATAGCACAAATATGGGAACCTGGAGTTGCAATCCTGGCATGGTTTGCACTGTTTTTAAAAGTCTTATACTTATAagtacatatactgtatatacagAAGGAAATCATTCACATAcaaagttacatttgtattctttTCTGTCAGGGCAATACTCAGGTTGGTGCATGGCTTTAGAAGGATGGGGCGGAGTTCTTTTTTAAAAGACATGCCCAAACTAACTAATGGTTGGAATATCAGGAAGTTTGGATCATTGGTTACCATAGGAACAGGAATGTCTATATGTGCACAGGTTGTCAAACCGACTGAAGACAAGGCAGATCAGCCACAATCATTGGTAAGAAAACTACGTCATCTCATGAGGGTTACAAGAACAGACTTGGTCCAAGTTTTCAAGTAGAATAACATTTTGaagttgttatatttgtaactatgaaccacattttgaatttgaaatgttctAATTGTATTTTAATTGTGGAAATATTGTTTTGAGTAAAGACCATACACTATTTTACAAGATGTCTGTGCCCACATTCAGGTGTAAATAGACATGATTTCACATACTCTATTTATGTCACtgctaaaataataataaaacataaatgttcattcaatagcttatatcaacatgtaacaacaatagttttagtttgtgcctatctttaatatatacatatactttatctTGATTTGCCAGTAtactaaatgtacatttctcATCAATGTTACAACTTTAGTATTTTCATTGTTCATCTTTTACTACCTTTACGAGTATCTTGCACTTTCTGTTATTGATGTATTGGGTGAAGAAAATAATGTGATTGACTGATCAAAAAgttgttgttacatgtacatgtagacattatCTTGAATTCCTCTTAGACTATCATTATAAGGACACTTGTTGTAGTTTCCTTCCCATTTCCATGTTGATCCATGGAGACACTAAATGCAGACAATGTGCTAGCCTAGAATCTAAGCATGTAGACTTCAGTGCTTCCTTCTTAGTATAGTGTAATGTCAACATGCTGAGATTCTCAGATAACAATGCACATTCAAGAGGACTATTTAGCGATGCACAATGTCACTAGTCTTATATAACTTTTTGGCATGAAAGTGCATTGGAAATTGGCTTGCCACAAGcattcaaattgtaatgtgCTGGCATTGTATGTAGGATTGTCTCACTGATATATTAAGCACACGGTGGCTGTAGAATAAAAAGTAGCATCATCTTACCACTTTTGTTTACTTGCCTCTCATCCTGTCTTGTTTGACATTCCTTCTGTTATAGTTTCTTCTTGATAAGTATTTCCCCTACCTTCATTTCATGTCTCCAGGGTCTTTACTGTGATATCTTCAACATTTGATAACTTCATACATGATaatttataatgtaaataatgaCTCGCTTATTAAACTTTCTTCATTAGTCTGTAGATCCAAGCAGTCTGACACACCCAGTTTTAATACGCAATGCAGCCTCATTGACAGTGAATGCAGCATCCACCCTGCTATCACAGACAGCTATTGGTTTGATAGATGCCTTACAAGACTATGCAAAGGTGTGTGGATGTACGTTCTTTCTACAATTACTATAaatctgttattttctttaACAAAAACCGATATTATAACATGTAGCAATCTCATTCTCAAAGATTTTTCCAAAAATCAGGCCAACGCACTGACACAGATATGAGACAATACTACATTATACAAATTTTGCCTCGATTTGTCAAAACTATTAATTAAAGGGGAAGGATATCTTGTGAATTCACTACAAAACTTTTATGTTAATCCTTTTTTTGCCCAATTAGTAATTACTTGTggacaaacaaatacccccttgGGAGAAAAGAAGATGAATTGAGACGAAGTGCATTAGTTTCATTCCTTTTCACTAATCAGTATCCACCCAAACTTTAGCAGAAGTAACTTGTGAGGCTTGCAAAACAACTTCTGTTAAATGTAGTGTTGActgtttctattgttatttaattggaatacaatgtacatgtatgtttaaacGGAAGTTGCCTAGCATATTTATACATCACTTCTCCCTAAATTCAGATCGATGCAAACTCCTTACTcagaagtgaaagtgaatgaaactaaTAATGGAGTGGATAACAGCAGATTTTTGGTGGAATCATTCAAATTGTGATAATGTTAATCTCATTTAGCATTCACGTTTTTATCAAACTATGTGAATTGACAAGGTATAAATTGAGTGATACTGCCCCCACCTAACAAAccagttagtttttttttaacttaaAAAAGATCTGATGCTTTGATAAATCACAAATAAGTAACAAATTACATATACACtgaagtgacacttttgataTTACAGGAAATATACACATTGATATCCCTAATTGATCATGAGACAGCGATGCTTGGACATGAAAAACAGCAAGAGAAAATATGGCCACTTATCATCCAAACAAGAAATGAAATAGAAGGAAAGAAACAAGCTGTTGAGGTGAGTTTTTATTTACAGCCAGAATTGTATAGTCTAAGCCTGTGACATTTCT
This region of Glandiceps talaboti chromosome 4, keGlaTala1.1, whole genome shotgun sequence genomic DNA includes:
- the LOC144434523 gene encoding diablo IAP-binding mitochondrial protein-like; this encodes MNVQHFRAILRLVHGFRRMGRSSFLKDMPKLTNGWNIRKFGSLVTIGTGMSICAQVVKPTEDKADQPQSLSVDPSSLTHPVLIRNAASLTVNAASTLLSQTAIGLIDALQDYAKEIYTLISLIDHETAMLGHEKQQEKIWPLIIQTRNEIEGKKQAVEKLESMLHFAIKVVESASEAAFQSGSDVAAIAAAERIHQAQTQIDNAKQIVQQAKDRLNEAQRDSVVKTSKHGEDAEDSADKEP